In one window of Fictibacillus phosphorivorans DNA:
- a CDS encoding YrhC family protein — MKNNAEFIQKKIADYQRFGFILLAVSTFFYLGLVLPVEDKNFVQSITLGIASTTCLGFTALMYRVVRKCKTQLQELSE; from the coding sequence ATGAAAAACAATGCTGAATTCATTCAAAAGAAAATCGCTGACTACCAGCGCTTCGGTTTTATTTTATTGGCTGTTAGCACGTTCTTTTATTTAGGACTGGTACTTCCTGTTGAAGACAAAAACTTTGTTCAATCCATCACACTAGGTATTGCATCTACTACGTGCTTAGGGTTCACGGCACTTATGTATAGAGTCGTGAGAAAGTGCAAAACACAATTACAAGAATTAAGTGAATAA
- a CDS encoding bifunctional cystathionine gamma-lyase/homocysteine desulfhydrase, protein MKRKTKLIHGGIPSDKTTGAVSFPIYQVSTYKQEDVGVHSGFEYSRTGNPTRHALEELIKDLEGGKRGFAFGSGMAAITAVMMLFDSGDHVILTDDVYGGTYRVMTKVLNRLGIDSTFVDTTDIEQIEAALKPNTKAVYVETPTNPLLKVTDIEAVASWAKAKNLLFMVDNTFNTPYWQNPIELGADIVLHSATKYIGGHSDVVAGLVVVNDEKLGEDLHFVQNSTGGVLGPQDSWLLIRGIKTLGLRMEAHESNTTKIVEFLKSHSAVEKIYYPGLEDHPQHEIAKKQSGGFGGMVSFDVGSQANADALLKKVKYFTLAESLGAVESLISVPARMTHASIPAERRAELGITDGLVRISVGIEDADDLIDDLKNALS, encoded by the coding sequence ATGAAACGTAAAACAAAACTGATCCACGGAGGCATTCCTTCTGATAAAACAACAGGGGCTGTGTCATTTCCGATCTACCAAGTAAGCACATACAAGCAAGAAGATGTGGGGGTTCATAGCGGATTTGAATATTCTCGTACTGGGAACCCAACTCGACATGCGTTAGAAGAACTGATCAAAGATCTAGAAGGAGGCAAACGCGGATTTGCGTTTGGCTCAGGAATGGCTGCCATTACTGCTGTTATGATGTTATTTGATTCTGGTGATCACGTTATTCTAACAGATGATGTATACGGTGGTACGTATCGTGTGATGACGAAGGTCTTGAACCGTCTTGGAATCGATTCAACGTTTGTAGATACAACGGACATCGAACAGATCGAAGCTGCATTAAAACCAAACACGAAAGCGGTCTATGTAGAAACACCTACAAATCCTCTATTAAAGGTTACAGACATCGAAGCTGTAGCTTCTTGGGCAAAAGCGAAAAACCTTCTGTTCATGGTGGATAATACGTTTAATACACCATACTGGCAGAACCCGATCGAATTAGGAGCAGATATAGTTCTTCACTCTGCAACGAAATATATTGGTGGTCATAGTGACGTTGTAGCAGGTCTAGTCGTAGTAAACGATGAAAAGCTAGGAGAAGATCTGCATTTCGTACAAAACTCAACAGGCGGCGTTTTAGGGCCTCAAGATTCATGGTTGCTCATTCGTGGGATTAAAACGCTTGGGTTGCGTATGGAAGCTCATGAAAGCAATACGACGAAAATCGTTGAATTTTTAAAATCTCATTCAGCTGTAGAAAAAATTTATTACCCAGGACTAGAAGATCATCCTCAGCACGAGATAGCTAAAAAGCAATCTGGCGGCTTTGGTGGTATGGTATCGTTTGATGTTGGTTCACAAGCGAATGCTGATGCACTTTTGAAAAAGGTAAAATATTTCACACTTGCAGAAAGCTTAGGCGCAGTTGAGAGTTTGATCTCGGTTCCTGCTCGAATGACACATGCTTCTATACCTGCAGAACGAAGAGCAGAGTTAGGAATAACTGATGGATTGGTTCGAATCTCAGTTGGTATTGAAGATGCTGACGATCTGATCGATGATCTGAAGAATGCTTTAAGTTAA
- a CDS encoding YrzI family small protein, which yields MFTLHLFFVTITFSIKRNHRSDELYARDMEIKTLYDRAKEKASCNMSSWL from the coding sequence ATGTTTACACTACACTTGTTTTTTGTAACGATAACTTTTTCTATTAAGAGAAATCATCGTTCTGATGAACTTTACGCGCGTGATATGGAAATAAAAACACTTTACGATCGTGCAAAAGAAAAAGCATCCTGTAATATGTCTTCATGGCTGTAA
- the menA gene encoding 1,4-dihydroxy-2-naphthoate octaprenyltransferase produces MIHPKVIFASTRPFSLTASVIPVIFGTILALQWTSIHWTTFLLTLFGAVFLQCGTNLVNDYFDHVKGADIPGSLSPSGVIDRKEMTPRQVYITGLIFFALSIIVGLILTALTGPVVLYFGIPSLLVGYFYTATRYALAYNGLGEIASGSTLGILAVVGSFYTQTLTLNTEIFLAAIPNALLVMAILHANNLRDFDTDKQIGKTTVAGLIGRKASRLEYYVLMLGAYVSLLALIFLDILPLWSLIAAITLPIALKGLKIAISTWDAKELNKALGLTALLHMAFGILLCVGTLTGILL; encoded by the coding sequence ATGATACATCCTAAGGTCATCTTTGCTTCAACCCGGCCTTTTTCATTGACAGCATCAGTCATTCCTGTAATCTTCGGAACAATCCTTGCATTGCAGTGGACAAGCATTCATTGGACTACTTTCTTACTAACACTTTTTGGCGCTGTTTTTCTTCAGTGCGGAACAAACTTAGTGAACGACTATTTCGATCATGTTAAAGGTGCGGATATTCCTGGATCGCTGAGTCCATCTGGTGTAATTGACCGCAAAGAGATGACTCCTCGCCAAGTATATATCACAGGACTTATTTTCTTTGCACTAAGTATTATCGTGGGACTTATCCTAACCGCACTTACCGGCCCTGTAGTACTTTATTTCGGGATTCCGTCACTCCTTGTAGGCTACTTTTACACAGCTACTCGTTATGCACTTGCTTACAATGGATTAGGTGAAATTGCTTCTGGAAGTACGTTGGGTATTCTCGCAGTTGTTGGTTCTTTCTACACACAAACATTAACCTTAAACACAGAGATCTTTTTAGCCGCTATTCCTAACGCTCTTCTAGTGATGGCTATCTTACATGCTAACAATTTGCGCGACTTCGATACAGATAAACAGATCGGTAAAACAACCGTTGCTGGATTGATCGGAAGAAAAGCATCGCGATTAGAATATTATGTATTAATGCTTGGTGCATATGTAAGTCTATTAGCTCTAATATTCTTAGATATCCTACCGCTTTGGAGCCTTATTGCTGCGATCACACTTCCTATTGCATTAAAGGGGTTGAAGATTGCGATTTCCACGTGGGATGCCAAAGAATTAAACAAAGCACTTGGTTTAACTGCACTACTTCATATGGCTTTTGGTATCCTACTTTGTGTTGGTACATTAACGGGAATCCTTTTATAA
- a CDS encoding DUF350 domain-containing protein translates to MDNLFLNFALYAATGLGLLFVGFIIFELTTKTKELQLISKGNCAAALSLGGRLFGLAFVIGSSIANSLSIVDLLIWGSVGIIAQIVALFVAEHLAIRSSISKAIDADNKAVGLLVMFLSVSVGWVIAQCLTY, encoded by the coding sequence ATGGATAACTTATTTCTTAATTTTGCCCTTTATGCGGCTACAGGGCTTGGTTTACTTTTTGTCGGCTTCATTATATTTGAACTAACAACAAAAACGAAAGAACTGCAGTTAATTAGTAAAGGAAATTGTGCAGCAGCATTATCACTTGGAGGAAGACTTTTTGGTCTCGCTTTTGTCATTGGATCATCAATCGCAAATTCTTTGAGCATCGTTGATCTGCTGATTTGGGGATCTGTCGGGATTATTGCCCAAATCGTTGCTCTGTTCGTAGCAGAACACCTAGCGATTCGTTCGAGCATCTCAAAAGCAATTGATGCAGATAACAAAGCCGTTGGACTTCTTGTTATGTTTTTGAGTGTTTCCGTTGGTTGGGTTATCGCTCAGTGTCTTACATATTAA
- a CDS encoding RNA helicase, translating into MELTYFIERDYDYEAFLTYKIPENMHNDEKYARQLCEYFVTGGKEYELQSNEMKGSEEILIVKEVGEARRFTDETSYKGRGIFLEFRSYNSSGDMPVLHTQALNSHWDVIRYLLKDVVDIPGKGQFLRDSAEIDEDRAVYVMYVGDKI; encoded by the coding sequence ATGGAACTCACTTATTTTATTGAACGAGATTATGACTATGAAGCTTTCTTAACATATAAGATTCCTGAAAACATGCATAACGATGAAAAATATGCCCGACAGCTCTGTGAATATTTTGTAACTGGAGGAAAAGAGTATGAGCTACAATCGAATGAGATGAAAGGCAGCGAAGAGATACTAATCGTAAAAGAGGTAGGGGAAGCACGAAGATTTACAGATGAAACAAGTTATAAAGGAAGAGGAATATTTTTAGAATTCCGCTCTTACAACTCTTCAGGAGATATGCCTGTACTTCATACGCAAGCTTTAAACAGCCATTGGGATGTTATCCGTTATTTATTAAAAGACGTAGTAGATATACCTGGTAAAGGACAGTTTTTACGTGATTCAGCTGAAATAGATGAAGACCGTGCTGTTTATGTGATGTATGTAGGGGATAAAATTTAA
- a CDS encoding glutathionylspermidine synthase family protein, producing the protein MTYIVNRQKFYNKLPEFWADMYGQEYALYEPAEISEDAVRDARNLGERAGHILFKTASLLQSEDIEDDTLQLLGFPSALNSFLRHQTPLAKTVIGRIDSIETPEGHKIMEFNSDTPTFIFECFKVNGLICKHHGYRDPNEEKEKQLQNAVRSSILSAYRNLQKEHAPYIVFTAHEENIEDKHTVLYLKELSGFPSEFVPLEELVIRKGIGLFDQKGKKIDVLYRQTFPIELLIQDVDKVTNEDIGLQLTELVVQNKLAVINPPSAFLLQSKAILAVIWGLHEERSPYFTSEEHEWIERYFLPTYLEPETFLKNKEKYVQKPVFGREGDTVRIFDGNGVMIDQDKHLSYDHYVSVYQKYVSLPKMTFQSVKGIQKGYRMTGTFLINGKASAFGYRIGNAITDNLSYFLPSYIKQT; encoded by the coding sequence ATGACCTATATAGTTAATAGACAAAAATTTTACAATAAGCTACCTGAATTTTGGGCCGATATGTATGGTCAAGAATATGCTTTATATGAACCTGCTGAAATCTCAGAAGATGCTGTAAGAGATGCGAGAAATCTTGGTGAAAGAGCTGGTCATATATTGTTTAAGACGGCTTCTCTTCTGCAATCTGAAGATATTGAAGATGATACTTTGCAGCTTTTAGGTTTTCCATCAGCTCTAAATTCTTTTCTTCGTCATCAGACCCCATTAGCAAAAACGGTTATCGGTAGGATCGATTCAATCGAAACACCTGAAGGTCATAAAATTATGGAGTTTAACAGTGATACTCCCACTTTTATTTTCGAATGCTTCAAGGTAAATGGTTTGATCTGTAAACATCACGGATATAGAGATCCAAACGAAGAAAAAGAAAAACAATTACAGAACGCTGTTCGCTCCTCCATCTTAAGTGCCTATCGAAACTTACAAAAAGAGCATGCACCTTATATTGTTTTCACAGCACATGAAGAGAACATAGAAGATAAGCATACTGTTCTGTATCTAAAGGAGCTCTCAGGGTTTCCTTCTGAGTTTGTACCTTTGGAAGAATTGGTCATACGAAAAGGAATCGGCTTATTCGATCAAAAGGGGAAAAAAATCGATGTTTTATATAGACAGACTTTTCCGATCGAGCTTCTTATACAAGATGTAGACAAAGTCACTAACGAAGATATCGGATTACAGCTTACGGAGCTTGTCGTTCAAAATAAATTGGCTGTCATCAATCCCCCTTCGGCCTTTTTGTTGCAAAGTAAAGCCATTTTAGCTGTTATATGGGGTTTACACGAAGAACGCTCTCCTTACTTTACTAGTGAAGAACACGAATGGATCGAGCGCTATTTCTTACCTACCTACCTTGAACCAGAAACGTTTTTAAAGAACAAAGAAAAGTATGTGCAAAAGCCTGTGTTTGGCCGAGAAGGAGATACGGTTCGTATATTTGATGGTAACGGCGTCATGATAGATCAAGACAAACATCTTAGTTATGATCACTATGTAAGTGTTTATCAAAAGTATGTATCCCTCCCAAAAATGACGTTTCAATCTGTAAAAGGCATTCAGAAAGGCTACCGCATGACAGGAACATTTCTCATCAATGGAAAAGCAAGCGCATTTGGGTATCGTATCGGAAACGCGATAACCGATAACCTTTCCTACTTTTTGCCATCTTATATAAAACAAACGTAG
- a CDS encoding glucose-1-dehydrogenase: MYPDLKGKTVIITGAATGIGKACALRFGQEQANVVINFHSDKQVKETEEMIKEIKNSGGNAIAVQGDVTKEGDIKQLIEKTISEFGSLDIMINNAGIENEVPSHELTLDDWNKVISTNLTGQFLGCREAIDYFLEHDIQGAVINMSSVHEIIPWPHFVHYAASKGGIKLMTQTLALEYAPKRIRINSIAPGAINTPINAEKFSDPKQKEGVLKLIPMGYIGEPEEIAATAVWLASNQASYVTGLTLIADGGMTLYPGFQAGKG; encoded by the coding sequence ATGTATCCAGATTTAAAAGGAAAAACGGTTATTATCACAGGCGCGGCCACAGGTATCGGTAAAGCTTGTGCACTAAGATTCGGACAAGAACAAGCGAATGTTGTGATCAATTTTCATTCAGATAAACAAGTGAAAGAAACAGAAGAAATGATTAAGGAAATTAAAAATAGCGGCGGAAACGCAATTGCTGTACAAGGGGATGTAACAAAAGAAGGTGACATCAAACAACTTATCGAAAAAACAATTAGTGAGTTTGGATCGCTAGACATCATGATTAACAACGCAGGTATTGAAAATGAAGTGCCATCCCATGAGCTCACATTGGACGATTGGAACAAAGTTATATCTACAAATTTAACCGGCCAGTTTTTAGGTTGCAGAGAAGCGATCGATTACTTCTTAGAGCATGATATCCAAGGAGCTGTCATTAACATGTCGAGTGTGCATGAGATCATTCCATGGCCGCATTTTGTGCATTACGCAGCAAGTAAAGGCGGAATTAAGCTGATGACACAAACGCTCGCACTTGAATATGCTCCTAAACGAATCAGAATTAATAGCATTGCACCAGGTGCGATTAATACACCGATCAATGCAGAGAAGTTTTCTGATCCGAAACAAAAAGAAGGAGTCTTAAAGTTAATTCCTATGGGATATATAGGTGAGCCAGAGGAAATCGCAGCGACCGCGGTTTGGCTAGCCTCGAATCAAGCTAGTTATGTCACAGGATTAACGCTGATTGCTGACGGCGGTATGACGTTATATCCAGGCTTTCAAGCTGGAAAAGGGTAA
- a CDS encoding aminotransferase yhxA → MNKTKKLIAGVSSASVAVMLSGCNDQAQDIPPEPTDTECQDWEWDEDDGVYECDDAGSRYFGHYYHGGSYYKGKSSLLKSSAYKSYKSSSSFKGGGSGFGGSKGFGG, encoded by the coding sequence GTGAATAAAACGAAAAAACTTATTGCAGGTGTATCCTCTGCATCTGTTGCAGTTATGCTCTCTGGCTGTAACGACCAAGCACAAGATATTCCACCAGAGCCAACTGATACGGAATGTCAAGATTGGGAATGGGATGAAGACGATGGCGTATATGAATGTGATGATGCCGGTTCTCGTTATTTCGGTCACTATTACCACGGTGGAAGTTACTACAAAGGAAAGAGCAGCTTATTAAAAAGTTCTGCTTATAAATCCTACAAAAGTAGTTCGAGTTTCAAAGGCGGCGGATCTGGCTTCGGAGGAAGCAAAGGATTTGGCGGATAA
- a CDS encoding GRP family sugar transporter, whose translation MGIIWALITAVCWGSIVLVSEKLGGDFHSQTFGMTLGALLFSIVAFFIVQPDLNITVFAIGIVSGIFWVIGQRNQFASVDYLGVSKIVPLSTGMQLFGTTLFGVIVFHEWKTTTEIIIGIIAICAIIAGALLTSRRSEQGDEKDKQNFKKGLTILLISTIGYVTYVVIIRWFEVNGWQAILPQAVGMFIGALVLSFKHKPFNKYSVRNILTGLIWSTGNLTLLLSLPLIGIATSFSLSQTGIIISTLGGIFLLGEKRSKKEIIWVISGCVLIIAGGVMLGFTKS comes from the coding sequence GTGGGTATCATCTGGGCACTTATTACAGCAGTCTGCTGGGGAAGTATCGTATTAGTGAGCGAAAAACTCGGTGGAGATTTTCACAGTCAAACATTTGGAATGACACTCGGAGCTCTGTTGTTTTCGATTGTTGCATTCTTTATCGTACAACCTGATCTTAATATCACAGTTTTTGCGATTGGTATCGTATCAGGAATCTTCTGGGTGATCGGACAGCGGAACCAATTTGCTAGTGTTGATTATTTAGGGGTTTCTAAGATTGTTCCTCTTTCAACAGGCATGCAGTTGTTCGGAACAACATTGTTTGGGGTCATCGTTTTTCATGAATGGAAAACAACTACCGAGATCATCATCGGAATTATTGCAATATGTGCAATTATAGCGGGAGCTTTATTAACATCTAGAAGAAGTGAGCAAGGCGACGAAAAAGACAAACAAAACTTTAAAAAAGGACTAACCATTCTCCTTATTTCTACGATTGGGTATGTAACATACGTCGTTATTATCAGATGGTTCGAAGTAAACGGTTGGCAGGCGATTCTACCTCAGGCGGTAGGGATGTTTATAGGTGCGCTCGTTTTATCGTTTAAGCATAAGCCTTTCAATAAGTACTCTGTTCGAAATATTTTAACAGGTTTGATTTGGAGCACAGGTAATCTTACATTATTGCTGTCATTGCCTCTTATCGGAATCGCGACAAGTTTTTCACTTTCCCAAACAGGTATCATCATATCAACACTCGGAGGAATCTTTCTTTTAGGTGAAAAAAGAAGTAAAAAAGAAATCATTTGGGTGATCTCAGGCTGTGTTCTCATCATAGCGGGCGGCGTCATGTTAGGATTCACAAAATCATAG